Proteins encoded together in one Pongo abelii isolate AG06213 chromosome 8, NHGRI_mPonAbe1-v2.0_pri, whole genome shotgun sequence window:
- the MIR1915HG gene encoding spidroin-2, whose product MVPSPLYGGSLQGCGGVSGAPRTRVHSTEDMQGSAGGRLHRGLPRGPGLGLRAALPGAIASAKSPTSLLETKLNALVTVLKKIQSREPSGWRTAERRRGWRCRGYGGGRGRGGRSYAISLPRARTTVFPSLQLGVSGPGAERPHLDLLPGPCTRGPQGDAAGAALATCGGAGKALPLQRVPGVGAWKGPWECYAPRRLCGFSSPTRLPLLLSSRGPQRWRGGGKGGGLADRAGWGAGARELGESDVPTPSGDRGPGAARPAARGGAGGTTGQQRPLQVPGASAAAARTQLLRWHHRVPSPRAARSPGSIRRMSPSSSGPAPERPECADGCCYLLDPFTLPLIQDFFRGCPASDFDRRPAGKGRGGLARPQP is encoded by the exons ATGGTGCCGAGCCCCCTCTACGGCGGGAGCTTGCAGGGGTGCGGGGGTGTGAGTGGCGCTCCGCGGACTCGTGTCCACAGTACAGAGGACATGCAGGGTTCGGCCGGGGGGCGGCTGCACCGGGGCCTGCCTCGCGGACCTGGACTCGGACTCCGGGCGGCCCTGCCTGGTGCCATTGCCTCAGCCAAGTCTCCCACCTCTCTGCTCG AAACGAAGCTGAACGCATTGGTAACTGTGCTCAAGAAGATACAATCGCGGGAGCCCTCAGGGTGGCGCACGGCGGAGAGGCGACGCGGGTGGCGCTGCAGAGGGTACGGTGGGGGGCGGGGAAGAGGGGGGCGTTCGTATGCAATTAGCCTCCCCAGGGCGCGGACCACGGTGTTCCCTTCTCTCCAGCTGGGGGTCTCGGGTCCTGGCGCTGAGAGGCCTCACCTTGACTTGCTGCCCGGGCCGTGCACCCGTGGGCCCCAGGGCGACGCGGCGGGGGCGGCCCTAGCGACCTGCGGCGGCGCCGGGAAAGCCCTGCCTCTGCAGCGGGTCCCAGGGGTCGGGGCCTGGAAGGGTCCCTGGGAATGCTACGCGCCGAGAAGGCTCTGTGGTTTCTCCTCCCCCACAcgtctccctctcctcctctcttcccgGGGACCTCAGAGGTGGCggggaggtgggaagggaggCGGGCTTGCAGACCGTGCAGGCTGGGGAGCCGGAGCTCGGGAGCTGGGGGAGTCCGA CGTCCCCACCCCCTCTGGGGACCGGGGCCCTGGAGCTGCCAGGCCCGCTGCACGCGGCGGTGCGGGAGGAACCACGGGACAGCAGCGCCCCCTGCAGGTGCCGGGCGCCTCCGCAGCCGCTGCGCGGAcccagctcttaaggtggcaccACCGGGTTCCCAGCCCGCGCGCAGCCCGCAGCCCTGGCTCCATCCGCCGCATGTCTCCCTCGAGTAGCGGGCCTGCTCCGGAACGGCCGGAGTGTGCTGATGGCTGCTGCTATCTGCTTGATCCCTTCACCCTACCTCTCATCCAGGACTTCTTCCGCGGATGCCCAGCTAGCGATTTCGACAG AAGGCCAGCAGGAAAGGGTCGCGGAGGATTGGCACGTCCACAACCGTAG